One Myripristis murdjan chromosome 18, fMyrMur1.1, whole genome shotgun sequence DNA window includes the following coding sequences:
- the LOC115376294 gene encoding signal-regulatory protein beta-2-like: MIVCFPTVFLLCNLCVAQFSDISQPVSFQTAEVGDPVTIECQIKGAMKSRVWYKLTTGRKLQLIATTHGSQNHHYSVKFDGTENHLSISATTREDTGTYYCGVAYLNFIEFGPGTFLMLKGSRSSSVSVVQQPESESVQPGDSVTLSCSVHTADCGGEDTSVFWLKSSESSGSGIIYNSGNRNDSCEKTETGSPETSCVYKLPKQNLSSDDAGTYYCVVASCGETLFGNGTKLYIKGNSTTSAALSPAVIALVLSNIVLGIAALLLVWVLCKSWSKDPTEKVDGSCDSQQASDAVTYAAVSVAARSSSSRAATVKHSRDAVLYSEVRHHQQD, from the exons ATGATTGTGTGCTTTCCgactgtttttctcctctgtaatcTGT gtGTGGCACAGTTCAGTGACATCTCTCAGCCTGTTTCTTTCCAAACTGCGGAGGTCGGAGACCCAGTTACTATTGAATGTCAGATAAAGGGTGCTATGAAAAGTAGAGTGTGGTATAAATTAACTACTGGGAGGAAACTGCAGCTTATAGCAACAACACATGGTTCCCAAAATCACCATTATTCAGTCAAATTTGATGGCACTGAAAATCATTTGAGCATATCTGCTACAACACGGGAGGACACTGGAACATACTACTGTGGAGTGGCATATCTAAACTTCATTGAATTTGGACCAGGAACCTTCCTGATGCTAAAAG GTTCGAGGAGCAGCAGTGTCTCTGTTGTTCAGCAGCCAGAGTCTGAGTCAGTCCAGCCAGGAGACTCTGTCACTCTCAGCTGCTCTGTTCACACTGCTGACTGTGGAGGGGAAGACACCAGTGTCTTCTGGCTGAAAAGCTCAGAAAGTTCTGGGTCAGGAATTATTTACAACTCTGGAAATAGGAATGACAGCTGTGAGAAGACTGAGACCGGCTCTCCAGAAACTAGCTGTGTCTACAAACTTCCCAAGCAGAACCTGAGCTCTGACGATGCTGGAACCTACTACTGTGTTGTGGCTTCATGTGGGGAGACACTGTTTGGAAATGGGACCAAGCTTTACATTAAAG GAAACTCCACCACCTCAGCTGCTCTCAGTCCAGCTGTCATTGCACTGGTTTTGTCTAACATCGTTCTTGGGATTGCAGCGCTTCTACTTGTATGGGTGCTTTGCAAGAGTTGGAGCAAAGATCCCACAG AGAAAGTTGATGGATCTTGTGATAGTCAACAG GCAAGTGATGCAGTTACATACGCAGCAGTGAGTGTGGCTGCCAgaagctcctcctccagggcagccacagtgaaacacagcagagatgcTGTGCTGTATTCTGAGGTCAGGCACCACCAGCAGGACTGA